From the Lathyrus oleraceus cultivar Zhongwan6 chromosome 4, CAAS_Psat_ZW6_1.0, whole genome shotgun sequence genome, one window contains:
- the LOC127136489 gene encoding uncharacterized protein LOC127136489, translated as MPFKRILEVEVFDEWGIDFMGSFPSPSCNKYILVIVDYVSKWIEAIASPTNDARVVIRLFKHIIFPRFGVPRLVISDGGFNFISKIFEKLLLKYGARHRVATPYHPQTSGQVEVSNREIKQILEETVATSRKDLSSKLHEALWAYRTAYKTLTGTTPFKLVYGKSCHLPLELRHKAYWAVRNLNLNYTTADEKRILDIHELEELRLDTYKNSRIDKERTKKWHDKRILRKEFNEGDLVLLFNSRLKLFPSKLRSRWSGPFEITKVFPNGAIEINRKSSEPFIING; from the coding sequence ATGCCATTTAAAAGAattttggaagtagaagtctTTGACGAGTGGGGAATTGATTTCATGGGATCATTCCCATCTCCTTCTtgtaacaagtacatactcgttaTTGTTGATTACGTATCGAAATGGATCGAGGCTATAGCCTCTCCAACAAATGATGCACGAGTAGTAATTAGGCTCTTCAAGCATATAATttttcctagattcggtgtgccGAGACTTGTCATCAGTGATGGTGGCTTCAATTTCATTTCAAAGATCTTTGAAAAACTGTTACTGAAATATGGAGCCCGACACCGTGTAGCAACACCCTATCACCCACAAACAAGTGGGCAAGTAGAGGTCTCAAATAGAGAAATTAAGCAAATCTTAGAAGAAACAGTTGCCACCTCTAGGAAAGATTTATCTTCAAAGTTACACGAAGCTCTGTGGGCATATAGGACAGCTTATAAGACCCTGACAGGAACCACACCATTtaagctagtttatggaaaatcgTGTCATTTGCCGTTAGAACTAAGGCATAAAGCTTATTGGGCCGTCAGGAACCTTAATCTAAATTATACTACTGCAGACGAGAAGAGAATTTTAGATATCCATGAACTGGAAGAACTTAGATTAGACACATACAAGAATTCCCGGATCGATAAAGAAAGAACTAAAAAGTGGCATGACAAACGTATATTGAGGAAAGAGTTTAATGAGGGTGACTTAGTACTTCTGTTTAATTCTCGACTTAAACTTTTTCCAAGCAAACTTCGTTCTAGGTGGTCCGGTCCCTTTGAAATTACCAAAGTTTTTCCAAATGGAGCAATAGAAATAAATCGCAAATCTAGTGAACCATTTATCATAAACGGGTAG
- the LOC127136490 gene encoding uncharacterized protein LOC127136490, with the protein MHQDPGKITEKENKLKKTKSEEAIEKEEPYVPPPPYKPPIPYPQRFAKSKSVWKFKKFVELLKQLNITIPFTEVITQMPSYAKFLKETLSNKKKIEDNETVTLTAECSAIIQNNMPHKLKDPWSFSIPWIIGKFVVDKALCDLGANISLMPLSICERLKMGELRPTKMSVQLADRSVKFPEDSNIPIIFGRPLLAITGAIIDVKKGKLTFEVGEEKVEFILTRFLKTLAIDDTCYLLDVIDGCVREMENEQTSYSEILKIPMPPIFEDDNWREEYQDDSLSECLALTPNHMPCPKKPALELKTLSKNLRCEFLDTELERPVIVNANLGQIEIE; encoded by the exons atgcaccAAGACCCTGGTAAAATAACTGAGAAGGAAAACAAACTAAAGAAAACTAAAAGTGAAGAGGCCATAGAGAAAGAAGAACCATATGTACCTCCACCACCATATAAACCTCCTATCCCATATCCTCAAAGATTTGCTAAATCCAAAAGTGTATGGAAATTCAAGAAATTTGTAGAGCTTCTGAAACAATTGAATATCACAATACCTTTTACAGAAGTTATCACTCAAATGCCCTCATACGCTAAGTTTCTTAAGGAGACAttatctaacaagaagaagatCGAGGATAATGAAACtgttacacttactgctgagtgtagcgctATAATTCAAAATAATATGCCTCATAAGCTGAAAGACCCATGGAGTTTCTCCATACCCTGGATAATCGGAAAGTTTGTCgtagacaaagctctatgcgacttaggagccaaTATTAGCttaatgcccttgtccatatgtGAAAGGCTTAAAATGGGAGAGTTGAGACCAACTAAGATGTCTGTACAACTAGCTGATCGTTCTGTTAAATTTCCC GAGGATTCAAATATCCCTATCATATTTGGAAGACCATTATTAGCTATTACTGGAGCCATTATAGATGTAAAGAAAGGCAAGCTAACCTTTGAAGTTGGTGAAGAAAAAGTCGAATTTATTTTGACGCGATTCTTAAAGACACTAGCTATAGACGATACATGTTATCTTCTAGATGTCATCGACGGATGTGTAAGAGAAATGGAGAATGAACAAACTTCATACTCCGAAATATTGAAAATTCCAATGCCTCCTATTTTTGAAGATGACAATTGGCGTGAGGAATACCAAGATGACAGTTTAAGTGAATGTCTAGCACTGACACCCAATCATATGCCTTGCCCGAAGAAACCAGCATTAGAACTTAAAACACTATCCAAAAATTTAAGGTgcgaattcctagacactgaactcgAGCGACCTGTAATAGTTAACGCAAACTTAGGACAGATAGAAATCGAGTAA